The nucleotide window TTCGAGGTAGGAATCATAATATAGCTCGATGCCTTCCATTCCCTTGCTATCGACATTAATGAAGCCCAGTATCTGCCCAGCGGTTTGGCCATATGGATATACTCTATCGTAAATTGGTATTGAGAAAACGCTATCTTCTTCGAGCGCCTTCAATTTTTGCGCTTTTGCTAAATCCACATGACGAGCTATGTATAACCAATTGCCTTTGGAGTTTTTAATCCTATTTTCAGTATATCCAGGTTCAAAACCGAGAACGTCAGAGAACATCGAATCGACACGCTGAACATTACAAACGCTGGTTTTGGTGGTCCAAAAATCGAACGCTATGCTGTTTTTCGCTAATGCTTCATTATCATGGCCGTATATAACTCCTCTTAAGGCCTGGATTTTTTCAACTTTGCGGTGTTGTTCGCGCGCTTTTTTATCCCATTCATTCGAGGATATAACCTGAACTGCGAACAATCGTCCTACAATAACTACCCAGACAATTGCCCCCAGTATCCCAGTAATAATAACTCTATTCAGGTTACGACGACCAACCACAATTGACCCTTAAAACAAGAAAAGGCGGCTTAGATAGAGCCGCCGATTTCTTCGCTATTTAATTCGAAAGCCCCTACGACAAGACCATCGATCTTTCTACGCGCTCTAGCGAAGAAATCGTTTAAAAAAAACGATTTTTCTATTTCCTCATGAACAAATGGCTCCGCGAGGACTACGACCTCGTTTAAAGTTGCCGAACGAAGACCGAAGTCCATTTCGGCTATTCGTTCTAATTCTTTCGTTTCTGAAATGCGCACAATATCGCGTTCCAATTCATTATTCTGATCTTTCAAAGAGGTTAGGAATTCGCCGTTCGTGGCTAATCTATCCTCTAACTTTATGAGATAAACCCTCTGAGCCACCAAAACCAAAGCAAAAAGCAAAACAAAGGTCCATATAATTATTAACCTTAGGTTTTGAAAAACATTTAAAATAAGTTCTCGCAAAATCTCTCCTTATCCTCTATTCATTTCATAACTTGAGTGCATACCTAAGTTTCGCACTTCTTGAACGAGAATTTTCCATCACTTGCACGTTTGACGGACGAAAAGGCTTTTTTGAAATTAGTCTGATTTGTGCGGTATGGCCGCATCTACATTGAGGAAGCTCCGGCGGGCAAATGCAACCTTTCGACTCTTGAAAGAAATAGCGTTTAACTATTCGATCTTCGAGCGAATGGTAACTTATAACGACAATAACGCCGTCCGGGATTAGTAAATCGAGTGCCGCAGTTAGGCCTCGCCGAAGCCGTTCAAGTTCCCCATTTATATGAATCCTGATTGCCTGAAAAACTCTGGCGAAATCGGGATTTTTGTGATATGGAATTGCTCTCGCTATAGCCTGATTTAGGTCCCAAGTTGTATCCATTTTGTCTCGATCCCTCGATGCAATTATCTCAGCAGCGATTTTCTTGGCGTGTTTGACTTCGCCGAATTCATAAAGGATCTTTGTCAGAGTTTCAAAATCCGTTGAATTTATAAATTCTTTAGCTGATATTCCAGTATTGCTCATCCTCATATCAAGCTCAGCCTCATTTGAGAAACTGAAACCTCTCTCTGGTTTGTCTATTTGAAGGCTACTTATCCCAAGGTCGAACAATATACCGGAAACACGAGTTTCATTTTCGTCCCGTGCAATCGCCTCTAAATCCGAAAAGTCTCCCTGAACAAATTTGATTCTATCTTTATATAGAGCCAATCTTTTCGAACTTCTTTCGATGGCCTGAGGGTCCTTATCGATTCCGAGTATGCTGATTTCATCTCTGCTCTCCAGCAAGGCTTTTGAATGACCTCCATCACCCAAAGTAGCATCGATTATTGTGCCCTCGGGAGCCAAAGCAAGGAATTCCAATACTCTGTCTTTTAAAACCGGTATATGATAATTACTCTTTCCATTCATCGTTTTGTTCCTCGAAACTGTTTCGCCCAAGATTTGAAAAGAACATGTTTGCTATCTCGTCGTAATCTGTTTCACTCTCAGCACAAGCCTGCTCATAACGAGCCTCATTCCATAGCTCTATCCATGAACCAACTCCTACAAGAAGCGCATTATCTTCAATTTCTGCGAATTCTCTTAGGTTCTTTGGAAGCAATATTCTTCCTTGATTATCAAGTTGAACTTCAAAAGCATTTGGGTATAATCTTCTAGCGAAATCGACAATGCCTTTAGCTTTAAGTTGAGGTCTGAATTCCTGTGCTGTCTTGTGAAAATCTGAAACCGGAACTAACGCAAGGCATTTACTTGAACCTTTTAAGAGGATAAAACTTGTATATGCCCTATCCCTATCATATTGCCGAAGCGTTACAGGTATTTGCAGTCTGCCTTTGGCATCGATTTTATGTTCGAATCTACCGAAAAACAAGTTTTTCCCACTTTTTGACATTTTTAGGGTTTCTGCCCCACTTCCTCTTAAATAATAAAGCTTTATAATTTACGTGTCAAGCTTAAATTTGATTTTTTTGGAGATAAATTGTTTTATATCAATACAATACTAACATTAGTTCGCTTTTTTAATAAAATAAAAATATATCAACATCTTATATAATGAAGATATACAATAAGTTACAACTGATTCTTAATTTTTTAGTGGAAGGATCTATTTCTTTAAAATATTTAATATATTTTGATAAAGAAATCAGTTAATATATTGCACAATAATAAGTTATGTGGCAATAATAATTTATTGGGAATTTATATTATTTAGAAATTCTCTTGCCTTATATTTTGAATCAATCAAGCCAGTTAATTCAGCATATCTGAGCGATAAAAGAATTTTTGGTAAGTTTGCAGGTTTTACTTGAAGTATTGAATCTGCAAGCTCTTTGCCCATTAAGAAAGGTTGGGTTCCAATCTTTGGGAAAAGGCGCGCTAATTCTATCTCAAAGGGAATATTGGGTGCTAACAAATGAGCTATTTGCCTTATCGTATTCAGTTTATTTGAATCCACTAAGGCGACAGCCTCTGCTTTGCTAATCTTCTTCAATTGGAAGATTTTTTTTACACCCATCGAGATGTCATAAATTTCCTGGCGATTCTTTTTTGTAAAATTAAGTTTATCCAATTTATTTCTAAGTAATTTACCTGATTCCAAATTGAAATCTAATGGCATAAGAGTTATTGCCCACATTCCGTATATATCTACTATACTTGAGGCTCTATCCATTACTGAAAGCCTCCTCTCCAATCGAGAATCTTCAATGAAATTATAATTATTGGTGAAAATATTTTGCCATAGGCCGTATTTTAGAAGTAATCTAAAGCCCCTGCCCGGATGGCCGGAGACAATAATTCCTTCGAGCTCTCGCCTTATTCTATCGGACGATAAAACCGATACCTGATCGGTTAATTCTTCAATAGCCGATGAGTCTTTTTCTGAAAGTGAAAAATCGAGTTTCGTAGCAAAACGGATCGCACGAAGAAGTCGAAGTTTATCTTCTGTGTATCTTGTTACAGGATCACCGATAGCACGAATTGTCCTCGAATAGAGGTCCGCGATTCCCCCCACTAAATCGATAATTTCCATATCGGTTGGGTTTACCGCAAGGGCATTCACGGAAAAATCTCGCCTTCTAACGTCTTTTTCAAAAGAATCTGTAAGTCTTACATCGCAATGGCGGCCATCACAGGATATTTCCTCACGGAAATGGGCTATCTCTATACTTCCAATTTCACATGGAATAGTAAACACGGAATATTTTTGAAAACCAATAGGTTTCGCTCCTGGTAGAATATCTAATAGAGTTTCCGAATCGCAGGCTGTGCACAGATCAACATCCAAAGATGGAATACCCAGCAAGGAATCTCTGACTGCGCCACCAACAATATACGTAGAAAATCCCGACTCATCCAATTTTTTGGCAATATCAAGCGCTTTAATAAACTGATCTCTAGATTTTTTATCTACAGATAGGGTAAATATCATTTAACTCCACCGGTTATCGCGATTGCTTTTTTCACGCGGTTTCCATCGGAATCCTTAGCAAAAACAATATATATACCACTCGGAAGAACATCTCCCCTATCGTCGGTTCCATTCCAACTAATTTCGTATCCAATGGGGTTATCAGGACTAGAAAGAACTTTTTTAATATTTCCAAGACGGTCGTAGATTTTAACTTCGAGCCCACCAGCAGGAAGACTTAATTTGATCAAGACATTTTCCAAGGATGGGTCAAAGGGATTCGGTTCGATTTCGATAATCTTATCCCCCTCAGGTTTGCTCCATATCGCATTATCGCAACCAACTGAATTCCCAGAAGGTGAACATACCAAAGAAGTGCCTCCAATCGAGGTTACTTCAGCAGAAATCCCATTTGTCATACATTCCCCAAAATTATTACTATTATATTGGATAGACTGTCTGGGTAAACCGTTATTATCGAAAAGGCGAATTTGATCTTCATCATTGTTTAGGCTGGCCCAACTTGAAGGTTCAAGAAGGATAGAGCCTTCACAAAGAGTATCGAAGAAGGTCGAGGTGTCCCGGCATAAAACTGCAAACTGACCGGCATCAAGAGTGCATGCCGGGATATTTTTCAGTGTTAATTCATCACCGATCTGCCACCCCGTCAAATCGATAGATTCCTCGCCTCTGTTGTATATCTCAATCCACTCGGAATAACCGGTTAAAGGCATGAACATGAATTCGGTAATACAAATTGGCCAGCCATCCGGGCCAAAAAGAAGGTCTATCGCTCCCGAGTTGTTAGAGGAGTTATCATCTTCGCCAAGTTGGGCAATTATTGTCCAATGGCCATTTGGAAGGTCGAGAGGAAACTCAATAACTCTTTGACCACCTGCTTCGACAAAAGAAATACTGAAAGAATCAATAGGTTCTGTTAGCTCTTCGGACAAAAAGATATATAATATGCCATCTGTGAAATCATCATCCCCAGAATTGGAAATGAAAACAAAAAGACTCCCTGGAGAGGATGTTATTGGGTTGCTCGACGAAATAAGTGAATCAATTCTCAAATCTCGGGGAAAAGGCCAATTTGAATTTCTATACCCCGGGGTTGAGCCGGCATTACATTGCATCCAATTACCTGCGGAATTCGGAAGATTTCTTTCAATGCTAGAACCCTCTTCTGGGTCAAATTCTGCGGGGAAATAATCAATTGTATCACCATAAGAGTCAAAAATAGTAATAGGATCATCGTCGGAAAGGCGGCTTCCGCCAAGGTCGGTTGTCGAGGATATTGTGAGAACGACGCATCCCGCAGGCCAATTATAAGGTTGGTCATTGGCTTGGGACACATACTCTGGATCAATAATTAGCGCAAAACCAAATGGAGATATAATTGTGGAGTTATAAATTCCATCGGAATCTGATGGAAGTACAGGCAGAATAGCTTGGCAATTCGTAAGGAAATCGATATCGTCGCCATCGTCTATAGACCACCCTTCTAAATCAATCGAATCTGGTCCAAAATTATATAACTCAATAAACTCATTCGAATCATCTCCGGGTATGTCATTCCATGCGCCGTTGGGGTTACTCATAACCTCGGAGATAATTATCGATTGACTAAAAAGAGGATTAGTTAAAGCAACAACACATATAAAAAAGGAAACCAAGAAACTCCGATAGATTCGACTAATTCTTTTCATTATTAATTTTTATCTTGTGCTTCGATAATTTTACTTGAAATAAGGTATTCTTGGTAAGAAAGATCTTCATACCAATACCCGGCTACATAATCTAGAATAAAAATGAATCTTTCAGCGGGGATATAACCTGGAAGTTTGGCAACCACATTACCCGAGGTATCAATAAAAGTGGTATATGGAGTGCCTCTTCCAGCCAGTTTAACGGCCAATTCGCGCTCGGTTAACTCTTCTCCCATCCAATCAATCTTTCTATTTGAGGCAATATTTATCTTGGCTCCAATGAAGTTTTCGTTTAAGTGTTTGGCAATAGCAATATTACCGAAGGTCGAGTTATCCATTTTCCTGCACCATCCGCAACCGATAGAATAGAAATTGATAATGAGGTGTTTATTGCTTTTCTTGGCCGCTGGATATGCCACTGAAAAGTCTAACCATTCCCATTCGATCACTTGCTCCTGGTTTGCATATGCAGAAAAGAGGAACAAAACAATCATGAGCAAAATAAATGTAGGTCTTTCTCTCATGGAAGTTAATATATAGATTGTGTTTATGATGTCAAACTGAAAGCATATTCCTGATATTCGATTTGCCATATCTCTTCCCCGTTTTAATTTACATCGGTCAGTAAATAGTGACGGGGTAAGGGTTTTAGGCATC belongs to bacterium and includes:
- a CDS encoding CCA tRNA nucleotidyltransferase, whose translation is MIFTLSVDKKSRDQFIKALDIAKKLDESGFSTYIVGGAVRDSLLGIPSLDVDLCTACDSETLLDILPGAKPIGFQKYSVFTIPCEIGSIEIAHFREEISCDGRHCDVRLTDSFEKDVRRRDFSVNALAVNPTDMEIIDLVGGIADLYSRTIRAIGDPVTRYTEDKLRLLRAIRFATKLDFSLSEKDSSAIEELTDQVSVLSSDRIRRELEGIIVSGHPGRGFRLLLKYGLWQNIFTNNYNFIEDSRLERRLSVMDRASSIVDIYGMWAITLMPLDFNLESGKLLRNKLDKLNFTKKNRQEIYDISMGVKKIFQLKKISKAEAVALVDSNKLNTIRQIAHLLAPNIPFEIELARLFPKIGTQPFLMGKELADSILQVKPANLPKILLSLRYAELTGLIDSKYKAREFLNNINSQ
- the rsmH gene encoding 16S rRNA (cytosine(1402)-N(4))-methyltransferase RsmH — protein: MNGKSNYHIPVLKDRVLEFLALAPEGTIIDATLGDGGHSKALLESRDEISILGIDKDPQAIERSSKRLALYKDRIKFVQGDFSDLEAIARDENETRVSGILFDLGISSLQIDKPERGFSFSNEAELDMRMSNTGISAKEFINSTDFETLTKILYEFGEVKHAKKIAAEIIASRDRDKMDTTWDLNQAIARAIPYHKNPDFARVFQAIRIHINGELERLRRGLTAALDLLIPDGVIVVISYHSLEDRIVKRYFFQESKGCICPPELPQCRCGHTAQIRLISKKPFRPSNVQVMENSRSRSAKLRYALKL
- a CDS encoding thioredoxin fold domain-containing protein; this encodes MRERPTFILLMIVLFLFSAYANQEQVIEWEWLDFSVAYPAAKKSNKHLIINFYSIGCGWCRKMDNSTFGNIAIAKHLNENFIGAKINIASNRKIDWMGEELTERELAVKLAGRGTPYTTFIDTSGNVVAKLPGYIPAERFIFILDYVAGYWYEDLSYQEYLISSKIIEAQDKN
- a CDS encoding lamin tail domain-containing protein; the encoded protein is MKRISRIYRSFLVSFFICVVALTNPLFSQSIIISEVMSNPNGAWNDIPGDDSNEFIELYNFGPDSIDLEGWSIDDGDDIDFLTNCQAILPVLPSDSDGIYNSTIISPFGFALIIDPEYVSQANDQPYNWPAGCVVLTISSTTDLGGSRLSDDDPITIFDSYGDTIDYFPAEFDPEEGSSIERNLPNSAGNWMQCNAGSTPGYRNSNWPFPRDLRIDSLISSSNPITSSPGSLFVFISNSGDDDFTDGILYIFLSEELTEPIDSFSISFVEAGGQRVIEFPLDLPNGHWTIIAQLGEDDNSSNNSGAIDLLFGPDGWPICITEFMFMPLTGYSEWIEIYNRGEESIDLTGWQIGDELTLKNIPACTLDAGQFAVLCRDTSTFFDTLCEGSILLEPSSWASLNNDEDQIRLFDNNGLPRQSIQYNSNNFGECMTNGISAEVTSIGGTSLVCSPSGNSVGCDNAIWSKPEGDKIIEIEPNPFDPSLENVLIKLSLPAGGLEVKIYDRLGNIKKVLSSPDNPIGYEISWNGTDDRGDVLPSGIYIVFAKDSDGNRVKKAIAITGGVK
- a CDS encoding division/cell wall cluster transcriptional repressor MraZ → MSKSGKNLFFGRFEHKIDAKGRLQIPVTLRQYDRDRAYTSFILLKGSSKCLALVPVSDFHKTAQEFRPQLKAKGIVDFARRLYPNAFEVQLDNQGRILLPKNLREFAEIEDNALLVGVGSWIELWNEARYEQACAESETDYDEIANMFFSNLGRNSFEEQNDEWKE